The stretch of DNA CGATCAGGCGATCCTGACCGAGCTGATGATCGCTCACGAAGCGCAGCTCATGCCGTGGCTAGACGGGCCGCCGCAAACCAACGAGGCGGGGCGCTCTTCCAATTTCATCGCGGCGATGCTGTGGCTGGCCGCAGAGGGGCTGCCAGCGAAGTTCGAATGCCTCGAGATCGGGTCTAGCGCCGGGATCAACCTGATGCTCGATCGCTATGGCTACAGCCTGGGCGGAGTGAACGTCGGTCTCCCGGTACCGGTCATGCGCTTCGATCCGGAGTGGAAGGGGCCGCCGCCTCCTTCGCAAGCGATCGAAATCGTCTCGACCAGGGGTTGCGATATCGCGCCGGTCGACCTGACCGACGCCCGCGAGGCGCTGCGGCTCAAGGCGTATATCTGGCCCGAGCACACCGTGCGGTTCGACCGGATGGAGGCAGCGATCCGGGCGGCAAAGGACCGTGCGCCCGACCTGGTGAAGATGAACGCGGCCGATTTCGTCGAGCAGGAATTGCAGCAACCGCAGGACGAAGGCGTCACGCGGTTGCTGATGCACTCGATCGTTTGGCAATACGTCCCGGAGGACCAGCAGCAGCGGATCACTGCCGCTATGGAGGCCGGCGGGGCGAAGGCGACGGCGGAGAAGCCGCTGGCATGGGTCAAGGTCGAGGCCGACAGGACGGTCCACCGCCACATGCTCAAGGTCCGGTACTGGCCCGGCGGCGAGGAAGAGACGCAGCTTGCCTGGTCGCATCCGCATGGCGCGGAAATCGAGTGGATCGCGGGCTAGTCAGTCCGTCCGCGCGAGGAAATCGTCGATCGCCGAATTGACCCGATCCGGCGCCTGCCAGGTCAGGAAATGGCCGCAGCCGGGTATCTTCACGAGCGTCAGGTCGGCGACATGCTCGTCGAGCCCTTCGATCAGCTTGGGGCTGAGCGCATGGTCGTCCATCGCCCAGACCACCAGCGTCGGGATGGTCAGTTTCGGAACGCGCGGGATCTTTGCATCAGGCGGAATCTCCAGCGGCGCGTCGGGCGGCGGGACGGACAGCGGTGTCGCGCGATACCAGTTGAGCATGGCGATCGCGGCCTCGCCATCGGACCAGTCGGAAAGGACGGCCGCGCGCTCGTCCGGATCGTCGGGCAATGCGCCGTTGCCGCTCCCGTCGAGCAGCACGCTCAGGCCCTTCTCGCGAATTTCCGCATCGCGCGAGGTGTCGCGATACAGGCGCATGTACTGGCCCATCGCGCGCTGATGCGCGTCGGTCCACAGCAGCTTCGAATAGAGCACCGGATGGGCGGCGTTCGCCAGGATCGCCCGGTCGACCCGCTCGCCTTGCCCCCTCATCGCCACGCCCCAGGCAAGCGCGCCACCCCAGTCGTGGCCGACGATCGAGAAGCGCTCGATTCCCAGCGCATCGGCGAGCAGGAACACGTCGCCGATCAGCTTGTCGGGCGTATAGTGTTCCGCGCCTTCCGGCTTCGACGATCCGCGATAGCCACGCTGGTCGGGCGCGATGCAGCGATAGCGATCGCGAAGATGCGCGACCTGATGCCGCCAAGTGCGATGGCTTTCGGGAAAGCCGTGCAGGAAGATGAGTACCGGCGCGTCGCGCGGTCCTTCGTCGACGCAATCGAGCTCGATCCCGTTGCCGAGGGCGACCCGCGTCTGCGCAAAACCGGTCACTCGGCTTCCATCTTGTCCATGTACCCGCGCTCGACCATCGCGGCGACCTGGTCGAACAGTGCATCGGGCGTCCGGCGCGCTTCGCCCATCGCCAGTTCGCCTCCTTCGGCGACGATGATCTCGCGCGTTCCCGCGGCCATGGCATCGACCATGGTCCGGGCAGCATCGGATGGCGCGATACCGTTGTCGATGACCTCGTCGCTGCGGCCACGCTTCTCTCCGCCCGCGGTCAGCGCGTTGCGGCTGACGTCGGTCGCGATCGAGCCGGGATAGATCACGTGGACCTGGACGCCGGTCTGCGAAAGCTCGGCGCGCAACGCGTCGCCATAGCCCGCAAGGCCGAACTTGGCGGCGGAGTAGGCGGTGCGCATCGGTACGCCGACCTTGCCGGCGATGGAGCTGATGAAGGCAAGATGGCCGCTGCCACGCTCTGTCATATGGCCGATCAGGCCTTGTGCGAAGGCGATCTGCGCGGTCAGGTCGATGTCGATGATGTCGCGATAGACCTGCATGTCGGTCTTGAGCGCACGGCTGCGCTGCGAGACGCCGGCATTGGCGATGGCGACATCGACGCCGCCTTTCCACGCGGCGGCTTTGGCGGTGGCTTCGGCCAGAGCATCGTCGTTGCGCACGTCGAACGGCAGAAGCAGCGTCTCGCCGCAATCCGTCGCGACTTCGGCCAGCCGCGCCTCGTCACGGCCAGACAGTACCAGGTGCGCGCCGCGCGATGCGAATTCGCGCGCCAGCGCGGCGCCGATGCCGGAGGATGCGCCCGTGATCCAGACGGTCTTGTTCTCGAAACTCATGGATAGCTCACCGTTTTTGGCTGCCCCTCGGGCAGCGGGATACGTTCGTCGCTGTCGCCCGGCACGGTCGGGAAGCGCTGTGCCTCCCAGTCCTCGCGCGCCTGGCGGATGCGGTCGCGGTCGGAACTGACGAAGTTCCACCACACGTGGCGCTTGGTTGCGAAGGCTTCGCCGCCGAGCAGCATGACCCGGCCACCGCGCTCGCTCGACAACGTCATGTTGCGTCCGGGCGCGAGCACGGTCAGCTCGTAGAGGCCGAGCGCTTCGCCATCGATACTTGCCTCGCCGCCGACCAGCATGACCGCACGCTCGTCGGCGCTGATCTCGATCGGCAGCGCGCCGCCACTGCCCAGCACGATCTCGGCATAGATGGTGTCGGCATGCGTGGTGGTGGGCGCGCGCTTGCCCCACAATTCGCCCATGATGACGATAGCTTTGGCGCAAGTGTCCTCGACGACCGGCAAGTCCGAAATCGCCTCGAAAGCCGGGTCGATCTCCTCGCGCCCGTCGGGCAGGGCGAGCCAGGTCTGCATTCCGTAGAGCCTGGGGCCGCTGGCCCGGTCCGCTCCGGGCGAGCGTTCGGAATGCACGATCCCGCGCCCGGCGGTCATCAGGTTTACCTGCCCCGGCCGGATCGTCGAGAAACTGCCGATGCTGTCGCGGTGGTCAATCGCGCCCTCGAACAGCCAGGTCACCGTCGCGAGATTGATATGCGGATGGGGGCGTACGTCCATGCCCGATCCGATGTCGAGTTGTGCCGGCCCGAACTGGTCGACGAAGATGAAGGGGCCGACCATGGTCCTCGCTTTGGAAGGAATCGCGCGGCGAACCTGGAACTGGCCGAGATCGTGCGTGACGGGGGTGATGGTCTGTTCGATCATGCGGCGATTTCCTCTCGGACAAGGTCGGCAAGGTTGTCCGGAAAGAGTGCTTCGTGCCAGTCGGCAAGTTCGTTCAGCGTGAACCAGCGATGCTGCGTCATCAGCCGTCTTTCCTGCTCGGTATGGAGCGCGGTGTCGATCACCGGTTTCTCGACGCGGACCAGGTAGAAGCGCTCGTCGCCCTGCACGGGCTCACCCTCAACGGTCACGTATTCGGGCGTCAGTCTGGCGATTTGCGGACCCGGCTCTGCGCCGATGCCCGTTTCCTCGAGAAGCTCGCGCCGTGCCGCATCCTCGAAGCGTTCGCCGGCCTCGCACTCCCCTCCGGCCGTGACCCAGAAGGGCGGGCGACCGGGGACATCGTACCGGAACATCAGGGTGCGCATGTCGGCGTCGACGAGGATGATCCGTGCCGATCGGCGCAGGCGAAGAGCCGCGTTAAGCTGGTGCATCGGCCTTGATCGCTACCGCGTGAACACGCTCGCCGACGATATCGCCGAGCGCGGCGATCACCGCGCGCTGTCGGGCCAGCCGGTTCATCCCGGCGAATTGTGGTGCCTCGATCACTACGGTGAAATGCGATTCGCCCGAGCCGTCGTCACCCGAATGTCCGTGGTGCATGGCACTGTCGTTGATTACTTCGAGCCGCGTCGGCGCGAAGGCCTCGCGCAGCAATTCTTCCATTTCCTGCTGGACCGGTCCGGCCATGCGTCGAATCTCCTGCTGGGGCTTTCCATAGCGCACCCCACTCCCCATTCTAGCACGAATGCGCCCGACCAAGTTCCATGGACGATACGAGAATACCGACAAGGTGTGCGAGCACCCCACCTGCCAGGAAGCGGGGGAGTTCCGCGCGCCCGGTGACCGCAGGCACGGCTTCGACGGGCCGGGCGAATGGCGGTGGTTCTGCCTCGACCACGTGCGCGAATTCAACGCCGGATATGACTGGTTCGAGGGCATGAGCGCAGAGGAAATCTATGCCGCGCAGGCGCCCGGCGCGGGCTGGCGGACCGAACAGCCCGCCTATCGCCCCACGGCCGGAGTGGACGGCATGCCGCGATGGGCCGATTTCGACGACCCGCTCGACGCGATCTCCGCCCGTGCCGCCGGCATCAAGAGCCGCGCCCGGCGCGAGGCGGAGATGGCGATGGCCGGGCGTTTCAGCCGCGAAGAGGCGCAGGCGCTCGAGGTCATGGGTCTGGGGCTCGACGTCGATCGTCAACGGCTGCGGCGGCGCTACTCCGAACTCGTCCGGCGCTATCACCCGGATCGCAACGGCGGGGATCGCAAGTACGAGGCCCGCCTCAACCGGGTGGTCGAAGCCTACCAGACGCTCAGGAAATCGCGCGTCTTCGCCTGATCAGCCGGCCTGTGCCGCAGCGATCAGCTTCTGGTCGATCTGTGTCGCTTCCCGGTAGCGCTCGCGCGCGGTGAGCCGGTCGACATAGGCACGGAAGGAGGCTCGCTCGCCGATCGTGCCGAACCGCAGTCCCCAGATGAACTGGCTGCCGAGATAGACGTCGGCCATGGTGAAACGCGCGCCGCAGGCATGGTCGTGAGAGGACAGCCACTGGTCGAGCGTGTCGAGCGTCAGGTCGAGCGAGCCGAAGCCTGCCATCCCGCGCCGTTCTTCCGGCACTTCCCAGCCCATCGCACCGGCGACGACTGCCTGCTCCAGCGGCCCGGCGGCGAAGAACAGCCAACGGAAGTAATCGGCTTTCTCGTGCCTTTCGGGCAGCAGCCCGCTCTCGGGATGCGT from Qipengyuania oceanensis encodes:
- a CDS encoding DUF2332 domain-containing protein, giving the protein MDMHQKGEGMVRKAFLNQVAYCQHAGAETTARVVEAILSVLESDTSNALLERIRQWQGAPSADALPLRITGGIHSLHLSGEAPELMPIYRGIPADDQAILTELMIAHEAQLMPWLDGPPQTNEAGRSSNFIAAMLWLAAEGLPAKFECLEIGSSAGINLMLDRYGYSLGGVNVGLPVPVMRFDPEWKGPPPPSQAIEIVSTRGCDIAPVDLTDAREALRLKAYIWPEHTVRFDRMEAAIRAAKDRAPDLVKMNAADFVEQELQQPQDEGVTRLLMHSIVWQYVPEDQQQRITAAMEAGGAKATAEKPLAWVKVEADRTVHRHMLKVRYWPGGEEETQLAWSHPHGAEIEWIAG
- a CDS encoding alpha/beta fold hydrolase, with protein sequence MTGFAQTRVALGNGIELDCVDEGPRDAPVLIFLHGFPESHRTWRHQVAHLRDRYRCIAPDQRGYRGSSKPEGAEHYTPDKLIGDVFLLADALGIERFSIVGHDWGGALAWGVAMRGQGERVDRAILANAAHPVLYSKLLWTDAHQRAMGQYMRLYRDTSRDAEIREKGLSVLLDGSGNGALPDDPDERAAVLSDWSDGEAAIAMLNWYRATPLSVPPPDAPLEIPPDAKIPRVPKLTIPTLVVWAMDDHALSPKLIEGLDEHVADLTLVKIPGCGHFLTWQAPDRVNSAIDDFLARTD
- a CDS encoding SDR family NAD(P)-dependent oxidoreductase translates to MSFENKTVWITGASSGIGAALAREFASRGAHLVLSGRDEARLAEVATDCGETLLLPFDVRNDDALAEATAKAAAWKGGVDVAIANAGVSQRSRALKTDMQVYRDIIDIDLTAQIAFAQGLIGHMTERGSGHLAFISSIAGKVGVPMRTAYSAAKFGLAGYGDALRAELSQTGVQVHVIYPGSIATDVSRNALTAGGEKRGRSDEVIDNGIAPSDAARTMVDAMAAGTREIIVAEGGELAMGEARRTPDALFDQVAAMVERGYMDKMEAE
- a CDS encoding pirin family protein — its product is MIEQTITPVTHDLGQFQVRRAIPSKARTMVGPFIFVDQFGPAQLDIGSGMDVRPHPHINLATVTWLFEGAIDHRDSIGSFSTIRPGQVNLMTAGRGIVHSERSPGADRASGPRLYGMQTWLALPDGREEIDPAFEAISDLPVVEDTCAKAIVIMGELWGKRAPTTTHADTIYAEIVLGSGGALPIEISADERAVMLVGGEASIDGEALGLYELTVLAPGRNMTLSSERGGRVMLLGGEAFATKRHVWWNFVSSDRDRIRQAREDWEAQRFPTVPGDSDERIPLPEGQPKTVSYP
- a CDS encoding NUDIX hydrolase, whose translation is MHQLNAALRLRRSARIILVDADMRTLMFRYDVPGRPPFWVTAGGECEAGERFEDAARRELLEETGIGAEPGPQIARLTPEYVTVEGEPVQGDERFYLVRVEKPVIDTALHTEQERRLMTQHRWFTLNELADWHEALFPDNLADLVREEIAA
- a CDS encoding BolA family protein; this translates as MAGPVQQEMEELLREAFAPTRLEVINDSAMHHGHSGDDGSGESHFTVVIEAPQFAGMNRLARQRAVIAALGDIVGERVHAVAIKADAPA
- a CDS encoding J domain-containing protein, which codes for MRPTKFHGRYENTDKVCEHPTCQEAGEFRAPGDRRHGFDGPGEWRWFCLDHVREFNAGYDWFEGMSAEEIYAAQAPGAGWRTEQPAYRPTAGVDGMPRWADFDDPLDAISARAAGIKSRARREAEMAMAGRFSREEAQALEVMGLGLDVDRQRLRRRYSELVRRYHPDRNGGDRKYEARLNRVVEAYQTLRKSRVFA
- a CDS encoding glutathione S-transferase family protein produces the protein MADFTFFTQPMSRGQIVRWALQEAGADYETELVDLSNKPRGLLDVNPMAKVPVLVHHDGDHVHVVTECAAICHYLAETHPESGLLPERHEKADYFRWLFFAAGPLEQAVVAGAMGWEVPEERRGMAGFGSLDLTLDTLDQWLSSHDHACGARFTMADVYLGSQFIWGLRFGTIGERASFRAYVDRLTARERYREATQIDQKLIAAAQAG